Proteins from one Lachnospiraceae bacterium KGMB03038 genomic window:
- a CDS encoding carbohydrate ABC transporter permease, translating into MAKEKKQKDKFNLKRELKLAPGYIIILLWVLFTLVLLGWIIAASFSTTQDIFAGKALQFPTGLHFENYIQAWGSGGVATFFMNSLLYSLVSCALLIVICAPAAYVLARFTFLGNKIIQTSFVSAMGVPITMIVLPLFCMVANMGILNSVAASKATLIFLYTGINIPYTTIFLLTFFSNLSRTYEEAAAIDGCPPAKTFWKIMFPMAQSGIITVTIFNFINIWNEYFLSLIFANNDTLRPVAVGLYGMLQSMQYTGNWAGMFAAVVIVFLPTFILYIFLSEKIIGGVTGGIKG; encoded by the coding sequence ATGGCGAAAGAAAAGAAACAAAAAGATAAATTTAATCTGAAAAGAGAACTGAAACTGGCTCCGGGTTATATCATTATACTGCTCTGGGTCCTTTTCACACTGGTACTCCTAGGATGGATCATTGCGGCCAGCTTTTCCACAACGCAGGATATTTTTGCCGGAAAGGCTCTGCAATTTCCGACAGGACTGCATTTTGAGAATTATATCCAGGCATGGGGATCTGGCGGTGTGGCAACCTTTTTCATGAACTCTCTTCTGTATTCCTTAGTGTCCTGCGCGCTGCTGATCGTGATCTGCGCGCCGGCGGCCTATGTGCTGGCTAGATTTACCTTCCTTGGGAATAAGATCATCCAGACCAGTTTCGTATCCGCCATGGGAGTGCCGATCACCATGATCGTACTGCCTTTGTTCTGTATGGTGGCCAATATGGGTATCCTGAACAGTGTGGCGGCCAGCAAGGCGACTTTGATATTCCTGTATACAGGGATCAATATTCCGTATACCACAATCTTCCTGCTGACTTTCTTCTCAAATTTGTCCAGGACATACGAAGAAGCGGCGGCGATTGATGGATGTCCGCCGGCCAAGACTTTCTGGAAGATCATGTTCCCGATGGCGCAGTCAGGAATCATAACCGTTACGATTTTTAACTTTATCAATATCTGGAATGAGTACTTCCTGTCATTGATCTTTGCGAACAACGATACGCTCCGTCCGGTGGCGGTAGGTCTTTACGGAATGCTCCAGTCCATGCAGTACACAGGAAACTGGGCGGGAATGTTTGCGGCCGTAGTAATCGTATTCCTTCCGACCTTTATCCTGTATATCTTCCTGTCAGAGAAGATCATTGGAGGAGTTACTGGCGGAATCAAAGGATAA
- a CDS encoding sugar ABC transporter permease yields the protein MKKNRGMIVAFLAPAVIIFLMVFLYPIVRTVVMSLFKIDSVTATMDTWQFVGIENYTRLFTTDIFVSAMKNIGKIWLLGGIIVMLVSLLFGVILTSGIKGKKIFRAIIYLPNIVSAVALATMWLQYVYSPQFGLLKSFFEFLGMDELAQTQWTAPENVFWALLFAYCFGMIGYHMLIWMSGIERINPELYESATIDGANRIQQFRYMTLPLLKGVFKTNVTMWTVSTAAFFVWSQLFSSVTANNATIVPVQYMYMNIFGAGNAVTERNAGYGAAIGIILCVCVVLVFTICNALVKDDDLEF from the coding sequence ATGAAAAAGAATAGAGGAATGATTGTTGCTTTCCTTGCGCCGGCCGTCATCATCTTCTTGATGGTATTCTTATATCCGATCGTTAGAACAGTTGTAATGAGCCTTTTTAAGATCGATTCCGTGACGGCTACCATGGATACCTGGCAGTTTGTGGGAATTGAGAATTATACAAGATTATTTACAACAGATATCTTTGTTTCTGCGATGAAAAATATCGGAAAGATCTGGCTGCTCGGCGGAATCATCGTCATGCTTGTTTCGCTGCTGTTCGGTGTGATCCTGACAAGCGGGATCAAAGGGAAAAAGATTTTCCGGGCGATCATCTATCTTCCGAATATCGTAAGCGCGGTAGCGTTGGCGACTATGTGGCTGCAGTATGTATACAGCCCGCAGTTTGGTCTTTTGAAAAGCTTTTTTGAGTTTCTGGGAATGGATGAACTGGCGCAAACTCAGTGGACGGCGCCGGAAAATGTGTTCTGGGCGCTGTTGTTTGCTTATTGTTTTGGTATGATCGGATATCACATGCTGATCTGGATGAGCGGGATTGAGAGAATCAATCCAGAACTCTATGAATCTGCGACTATTGACGGCGCAAACCGGATCCAGCAGTTTCGATATATGACGCTGCCTCTGTTAAAGGGCGTGTTTAAGACAAATGTGACGATGTGGACGGTAAGTACAGCGGCGTTCTTCGTATGGTCCCAGCTTTTTTCCTCTGTTACGGCAAACAACGCCACGATCGTTCCAGTGCAGTATATGTATATGAATATCTTTGGCGCTGGAAATGCGGTAACAGAACGGAACGCGGGCTATGGCGCCGCGATCGGTATTATCCTGTGCGTTTGTGTCGTGCTTGTATTTACCATCTGCAACGCATTGGTTAAAGACGACGATCTGGAATTTTAG
- a CDS encoding carbohydrate ABC transporter substrate-binding protein: MKKKLVSVLLCAAMVAGLAVGCGGGSDSGSGGGDKLVYWAMWSEEEPQAKVIQAAVEKYTEDTGVEVDVQFKGRNGQREGLQPALDAKQQIDLFDEDVNRVNGSWGDYTMDLEELAADYEAEHGNATLFTIARNAYAQAHDGDQTLHSIPFQPSIFGFFYNKALFEQAGIEAVPTTLEELDAACAKLVEAGITPITGDTTYQTAYLGYHLGRYLGQDGVKALVNDPNCADPEAVNWDDPRVAQAIADIEDFASKGYYSSNIASNIYPAGQNQEFAPGNAAMIFCGSWLPNELKNTVAEDFEWGYFNYPSVEGGTDDSTANNIANQVFAINKDSEMAEEAFELITYITTGEFDQQMTEEALCIPTDTANADAWPAELAEVKPAFDGTTTYYDWAVGAENNGDLTPVLNENMVKLMAGSITADEFIATCASSAGE, translated from the coding sequence ATGAAAAAGAAACTCGTAAGCGTTCTGCTGTGCGCGGCTATGGTAGCCGGCCTGGCAGTAGGCTGCGGCGGCGGATCCGACAGCGGCAGCGGCGGCGGAGACAAACTGGTATACTGGGCGATGTGGAGTGAGGAAGAACCACAGGCAAAGGTTATCCAGGCGGCGGTTGAAAAGTATACGGAAGATACCGGCGTTGAAGTTGATGTTCAGTTCAAAGGACGTAATGGACAGAGGGAAGGACTTCAGCCGGCGCTGGACGCAAAACAGCAGATCGACCTGTTTGACGAGGATGTAAACCGTGTAAATGGCTCTTGGGGCGACTATACAATGGACCTGGAAGAGCTGGCGGCTGACTATGAGGCGGAGCATGGAAACGCAACCCTGTTTACGATCGCGAGAAACGCGTACGCACAGGCTCATGATGGAGATCAGACGCTTCATTCAATTCCGTTCCAGCCATCCATCTTCGGATTCTTCTACAACAAGGCATTGTTTGAGCAGGCAGGTATCGAGGCCGTTCCAACAACGTTAGAAGAGTTGGATGCAGCCTGCGCGAAACTGGTTGAAGCAGGGATCACTCCGATCACAGGCGACACTACTTACCAGACCGCATACTTAGGATATCATCTGGGACGTTACCTGGGACAGGATGGAGTGAAAGCTCTGGTAAATGATCCAAACTGTGCGGATCCGGAAGCGGTAAACTGGGATGATCCAAGAGTTGCCCAGGCTATTGCGGATATTGAGGATTTCGCGAGCAAAGGATACTATTCTTCCAATATCGCTTCCAATATCTATCCTGCTGGACAGAATCAGGAGTTTGCGCCTGGAAATGCGGCAATGATCTTCTGCGGTTCCTGGCTGCCGAACGAATTAAAGAACACAGTAGCTGAAGATTTTGAGTGGGGATACTTCAACTACCCATCTGTAGAAGGCGGAACTGATGACAGTACTGCGAACAATATCGCAAACCAGGTATTCGCGATCAATAAAGATTCTGAGATGGCAGAAGAAGCATTTGAGCTGATCACTTACATCACTACTGGCGAATTTGACCAGCAGATGACAGAAGAAGCTCTTTGCATCCCGACTGATACAGCAAACGCAGATGCTTGGCCGGCAGAACTGGCGGAAGTGAAGCCTGCGTTTGATGGAACAACAACCTACTATGACTGGGCGGTAGGCGCTGAGAACAACGGAGACCTGACACCGGTTCTGAATGAGAACATGGTTAAATTGATGGCAGGAAGCATTACAGCAGATGAATTTATCGCAACCTGCGCATCCTCAGCGGGAGAATAA
- a CDS encoding AraC family transcriptional regulator gives MAYYGVELKNSISVDKIYSIHYFEYMSDFSFAGEAHNFWEFICVDKGEVSVTAGKTFYILKKGEILFHPPNEFHNVKATGGIAPNLVVISFHCGDEAMRFFKKRLFKVDEIERNLLANIIMEARRCFDCRLDDPYLENMPQKEPDKFGSEQLIRLYLEEFLIHLIRRYVNPSAPQDRLPKNISSTKSTRAKSDTEIFTRVVDYLEANLANHITIDQICRDNLIGRSQLQKLFKKKTSLGIIEYFSHMKINTAKELIRTGQMNFTQISEHLGYTSIHYFSRQFKKVTGMTPSEYASSIKAMADGSF, from the coding sequence ATGGCATATTATGGCGTTGAGCTGAAAAATTCCATATCTGTAGATAAGATTTACAGCATCCATTATTTCGAGTATATGAGCGACTTTTCCTTTGCGGGGGAGGCGCATAATTTCTGGGAATTCATCTGCGTGGATAAAGGTGAAGTAAGCGTCACAGCCGGCAAAACCTTTTATATTTTAAAAAAAGGAGAGATCTTGTTCCATCCCCCCAATGAATTCCACAACGTCAAAGCGACCGGCGGCATCGCCCCCAACCTGGTGGTCATCTCCTTTCACTGCGGCGATGAAGCTATGCGCTTTTTCAAAAAGCGGCTTTTTAAAGTAGATGAGATCGAACGAAATTTATTGGCCAATATTATCATGGAAGCCAGGCGCTGCTTTGACTGCCGTCTGGACGACCCCTATCTGGAAAATATGCCGCAGAAAGAACCGGACAAATTCGGCAGCGAACAGTTGATCCGCCTGTACCTGGAAGAGTTTTTGATTCATTTGATCCGACGATATGTCAATCCTTCCGCCCCCCAAGATCGGCTTCCCAAGAATATCTCTTCCACCAAATCAACCCGCGCCAAAAGCGACACTGAAATCTTTACCCGCGTGGTGGATTATCTGGAGGCAAATCTGGCCAATCATATCACCATCGACCAGATCTGCCGGGACAACCTGATCGGACGCTCCCAGCTCCAGAAACTGTTTAAGAAAAAGACTTCTCTTGGGATCATCGAATATTTTTCCCATATGAAGATCAACACCGCCAAAGAACTGATCCGTACCGGGCAGATGAATTTTACACAGATCTCCGAACATCTGGGCTATACATCTATCCACTATTTTTCTCGACAGTTCAAGAAGGTGACCGGCATGACTCCATCTGAATATGCCTCTTCTATCAAGGCAATGGCAGACGGCAGTTTTTAA
- the gnpA gene encoding 1,3-beta-galactosyl-N-acetylhexosamine phosphorylase, giving the protein MSKTKGRVTLPSESNFLEQTKEMLDRWGADALRDSDGTKLDDEIKALDAKIYTTYFVARGHNEFAEKHMDECQQMLLMSKHNLAVSDELSIDFLDGYYRQQVIADYIHDPKKWWEVIDRTTGDVVAPENWSVDQKNDRVVVTGCTPFHEYTVSFFVFAIWDPTQMYNHITNNWGDKPHEIPFDVRQANSGAFAKDYLKQWLIDNPDTDVVRFTTFFYHFTLVFNADAKEKYVDWFGYGATISIKALEEFEKEYGYALRPEDIVDNGYYNTTFRVPTKAYRDYMDFIQRFVAAKAKELVDLVHDAGREAMMFLGDNWIGTEPYGPYFESIGLDAVVGSVGGGATLRLISDIPGVKYTEGRFLPYFFPDTFYEGNDPCIEAIDNWLSARRALMRNPVDRIGYGGYLSLAYKFPKFVDYIENVTDEFREIYDNVKGKKPYCGLKVGILNSWGRLRSWQPYMVAHALWYKQTYSYFGILESLSGAAVDVVFLSFDDIRENGVPKDIDVIINAGDAGTAFSGGEEWADEKLVTAIRRWVYEGGGLIGVGEPSAFHHGGRFFQLADIFGVDKELGFTLSTDKYFTKALDNHFITEDRTSAFDFGESKHDIYALSEKTEIIEYSNNEVHLAASTYGKGRGVYIAGLPYSYENTRLLVRAMYYAAHKEDRYHIWYADNLNCEVNAYPESGKYAILNNSNETQTTKFYDGNGNCETITLKPCEILWR; this is encoded by the coding sequence ATGTCAAAGACAAAAGGGCGGGTTACTCTGCCAAGCGAATCGAATTTTCTGGAACAGACGAAAGAGATGCTGGACCGCTGGGGCGCGGATGCGCTGCGCGACAGTGACGGCACAAAACTGGATGATGAGATCAAAGCACTGGATGCTAAAATATACACCACTTACTTTGTGGCGAGAGGACACAATGAATTTGCCGAAAAACACATGGACGAATGTCAGCAGATGCTGCTGATGTCCAAACATAATCTGGCGGTTTCCGATGAGTTGTCCATCGACTTCCTGGATGGCTACTACCGCCAGCAGGTAATCGCCGACTATATCCACGATCCTAAGAAATGGTGGGAAGTGATCGACCGTACTACAGGAGACGTTGTAGCTCCTGAAAACTGGTCTGTAGATCAGAAAAACGACCGGGTAGTCGTGACCGGATGTACGCCATTCCACGAATACACGGTATCTTTCTTTGTTTTTGCCATCTGGGATCCGACCCAGATGTACAATCATATCACCAATAATTGGGGAGACAAGCCTCACGAAATTCCATTTGACGTGCGCCAGGCTAATTCCGGCGCTTTCGCCAAGGATTATCTGAAGCAGTGGCTGATCGACAACCCAGACACAGACGTGGTCCGCTTTACCACATTTTTCTATCATTTCACCTTGGTATTCAACGCCGATGCCAAGGAAAAATATGTAGACTGGTTTGGCTATGGGGCCACTATTTCCATCAAAGCTCTGGAGGAATTTGAAAAAGAATATGGTTATGCCCTGCGCCCGGAGGATATCGTAGACAACGGCTATTATAATACCACTTTCCGCGTTCCCACCAAAGCTTACCGCGATTACATGGATTTCATCCAGCGGTTTGTCGCAGCCAAAGCAAAGGAACTTGTGGACCTTGTCCACGATGCCGGCAGAGAGGCCATGATGTTTCTGGGCGACAACTGGATCGGCACGGAGCCTTACGGCCCCTATTTTGAAAGCATTGGTCTGGACGCGGTCGTGGGAAGTGTGGGCGGCGGCGCCACTTTGCGTCTGATCTCCGACATTCCCGGCGTGAAATATACGGAAGGCCGTTTCCTTCCTTATTTCTTCCCGGATACTTTTTATGAAGGAAATGATCCCTGCATTGAAGCCATCGATAACTGGCTCAGCGCAAGGCGCGCCCTTATGCGTAATCCGGTAGACCGGATCGGCTACGGCGGCTATTTGAGCCTGGCTTACAAATTCCCCAAATTCGTGGACTACATTGAAAATGTTACCGACGAATTCCGGGAAATCTACGATAATGTAAAAGGCAAGAAACCTTACTGCGGACTGAAAGTGGGCATCTTGAATTCCTGGGGCCGCCTTCGTTCCTGGCAGCCTTATATGGTAGCCCACGCTCTCTGGTATAAGCAGACTTACTCTTACTTTGGTATTCTGGAATCCTTAAGCGGCGCGGCTGTAGACGTTGTATTCTTAAGCTTTGACGACATCCGCGAAAACGGCGTTCCAAAAGACATCGATGTGATCATCAACGCAGGCGATGCCGGAACCGCATTTTCCGGCGGCGAAGAATGGGCAGACGAAAAGCTGGTGACCGCCATCCGCAGATGGGTCTACGAGGGAGGCGGTCTGATCGGTGTCGGCGAACCTTCCGCATTCCATCACGGAGGCCGTTTCTTCCAGCTTGCGGATATCTTTGGCGTGGATAAAGAACTTGGTTTCACCCTCTCCACAGACAAGTATTTCACCAAGGCTCTGGATAACCATTTCATTACCGAAGACAGAACCAGCGCTTTCGACTTTGGAGAAAGCAAACACGACATTTACGCTTTATCAGAAAAAACAGAAATTATTGAATATTCCAACAACGAAGTACACTTAGCAGCCAGCACCTACGGAAAGGGCCGGGGCGTCTATATCGCAGGTCTTCCTTACAGCTACGAAAACACTCGGCTGCTGGTGAGAGCCATGTATTACGCCGCTCATAAAGAAGACCGCTACCACATCTGGTATGCGGACAACTTAAACTGCGAAGTAAACGCTTATCCAGAAAGCGGAAAATACGCAATCTTAAACAATTCAAACGAAACACAGACCACGAAATTCTATGATGGAAATGGAAATTGCGAGACAATTACATTAAAACCATGTGAAATATTGTGGAGATAA
- a CDS encoding MBL fold metallo-hydrolase, which yields MRLTMLGTGNANVLDYYNTCFVLSEKQMGAHFLIDGGGGNRILKVLKDAGIRLEDIHDLFVTHEHIDHILGVIWLIRMIGQKMNKGQYKGKLRIYCHKELEEKLRAIAEMTIQKKVCRNFGEKILFEVVESGETRQILGCPVTFFDIASTKAKQFGFTMRLPDGRKLTCTGDEPYREEERQYVEGSDWLLHEAFCLYQEAELFKPYEKHHSTVKEACELAETFGIPNLLLYHTEETHGGERKQLYQAEGEKYYHGRLYVPDDLEELEL from the coding sequence ATGAGATTGACCATGCTGGGAACGGGGAACGCAAATGTACTGGATTACTATAATACTTGTTTTGTGCTTTCGGAGAAACAGATGGGAGCGCATTTCCTTATAGATGGGGGAGGCGGAAACCGGATCCTTAAAGTTTTAAAAGACGCAGGAATAAGGTTGGAAGATATCCATGATCTTTTTGTCACCCATGAGCATATCGACCATATTTTGGGGGTGATCTGGCTGATCCGTATGATCGGGCAGAAGATGAATAAAGGACAGTATAAAGGGAAACTTCGGATCTACTGCCACAAAGAGCTGGAGGAAAAGCTCCGGGCGATCGCGGAAATGACAATCCAGAAGAAAGTATGCCGGAACTTTGGAGAGAAAATTCTGTTTGAAGTAGTGGAATCCGGGGAAACCCGCCAGATCCTGGGATGCCCGGTGACCTTTTTTGACATTGCCTCCACCAAGGCAAAACAATTTGGATTTACCATGAGGCTTCCCGATGGAAGAAAACTGACCTGCACCGGCGACGAACCTTACCGGGAGGAAGAGCGGCAGTATGTAGAAGGCAGCGACTGGCTGCTGCATGAGGCTTTCTGCCTGTATCAAGAGGCTGAACTTTTCAAACCCTATGAGAAACACCACAGTACGGTCAAAGAAGCCTGCGAACTGGCGGAAACCTTTGGGATACCCAATCTCCTTCTGTATCATACAGAAGAAACCCATGGCGGAGAGCGGAAACAGCTGTATCAGGCAGAAGGGGAGAAATACTATCACGGCCGGCTGTATGTGCCGGATGATCTGGAGGAATTGGAATTGTAG
- the rpsR gene encoding 30S ribosomal protein S18, with the protein MAFDKANRPEGGFKRRGGGRRRKKVCVFCGKENNEIDYKDVAKLRKYISERGKILPRRITGNCAKHQRALTVAIKRARHIALMPYVQD; encoded by the coding sequence ATGGCTTTTGATAAAGCGAATCGTCCAGAAGGCGGCTTCAAGAGAAGAGGCGGCGGACGCAGAAGAAAAAAAGTTTGCGTGTTCTGTGGAAAAGAGAACAACGAGATCGATTACAAAGATGTAGCAAAGCTGAGGAAGTATATCTCTGAGAGAGGAAAGATCCTTCCAAGGAGAATTACTGGAAACTGCGCAAAACATCAGAGAGCGCTTACGGTTGCCATCAAAAGAGCCCGTCACATCGCTCTGATGCCATACGTACAGGACTAA
- a CDS encoding single-stranded DNA-binding protein — MNKVILMGRLTRDPEIRYSQGENSLAIARYTLAVDRRFKRDGEPTADFINCVAFGRQAEHVERYYRQGLKVVVSGRIQTGSYTNRDGVKVYTTEVVVDEQEFAESKAASEANAGHFQSAPAPAPAPAADAGDGFMNIPDGIDEELPFN; from the coding sequence ATGAATAAAGTAATTTTGATGGGACGACTGACCAGAGACCCGGAAATCCGGTATTCGCAGGGAGAGAATTCCCTGGCGATCGCCAGATACACACTGGCTGTGGACCGTAGATTTAAGCGGGACGGAGAGCCAACGGCAGATTTTATCAACTGCGTGGCTTTTGGAAGACAGGCGGAGCATGTGGAGAGATATTACCGCCAGGGCCTGAAGGTGGTAGTCAGCGGCCGGATCCAGACCGGAAGCTACACCAACAGAGACGGTGTGAAAGTCTATACTACAGAGGTGGTTGTAGACGAACAGGAATTTGCGGAAAGCAAAGCGGCAAGCGAAGCGAACGCAGGACATTTCCAGTCAGCGCCCGCGCCTGCGCCGGCACCTGCGGCAGATGCCGGGGACGGGTTCATGAATATTCCGGATGGAATTGATGAGGAATTACCATTCAATTAA
- a CDS encoding 30S ribosomal protein S6: MNKYELAVVVSAKIEDDERAQVVEKVKALVERFGGQISDVDEWGKKKLAYEIQKMKEAYYYFIHFEAKSDVPDEIEQRIRIMDNVIRYLCVRQEA; the protein is encoded by the coding sequence ATGAACAAATACGAATTAGCTGTTGTTGTCAGTGCAAAAATCGAAGATGACGAAAGAGCTCAGGTAGTCGAGAAAGTAAAAGCGCTGGTTGAGCGTTTTGGGGGCCAGATCTCTGACGTCGATGAATGGGGTAAGAAAAAGCTTGCTTACGAAATTCAGAAGATGAAAGAAGCGTATTATTATTTCATCCACTTCGAGGCCAAGAGCGATGTTCCAGACGAGATCGAGCAGAGAATCCGTATCATGGACAACGTGATCAGGTATTTATGCGTTAGACAGGAAGCATAA
- a CDS encoding DUF951 domain-containing protein has protein sequence MAYQYEVGDIVTLKKPHPCGSKEWEILRVGADFRLKCAGCGHQIMISRKLVEKNTRDLKKKA, from the coding sequence ATGGCGTATCAATATGAAGTGGGAGACATTGTTACTTTGAAGAAACCCCACCCCTGCGGAAGTAAAGAATGGGAGATCCTGCGGGTTGGGGCGGATTTTCGGCTGAAATGCGCCGGCTGCGGACACCAGATCATGATCAGCCGCAAACTGGTGGAAAAAAACACGAGAGATTTGAAGAAAAAGGCTTGA
- the srtB gene encoding class B sortase, with protein MAEANRKKRHRRGRRRKRKGGVLSNLILAVAIVVFCVSGFQLIRIGKGYLDGRSEYEKVRDVALTNPDEQEGFRVDFEELMKSNPDTVGWIRFYPEPSQISYPIVQGEDNERYLHETFSANENTLGAIFLNVDNSADYSDKNTIIYGHRMRDGSMFRHLQDYEDESFWKDNPYFYIYTPDGKEITYHIYSYAVVNAVSDTYLTEFGDDESYQEFLDMTMETSEYDTGVEVDAEDTIVTLSTCTSASDENRIVVRGVKEKEVELKE; from the coding sequence ATGGCAGAGGCAAATAGAAAGAAAAGGCATCGCAGAGGCAGGAGGCGGAAGCGAAAGGGAGGAGTTTTGTCGAATCTCATTCTGGCAGTTGCCATTGTGGTGTTCTGCGTATCGGGGTTCCAGTTGATCCGGATTGGAAAAGGATACTTGGACGGCCGGAGCGAGTATGAAAAGGTGCGGGATGTGGCGCTGACCAATCCGGATGAGCAGGAGGGCTTCCGGGTGGATTTTGAGGAATTGATGAAGAGCAATCCAGACACAGTGGGATGGATCCGTTTTTATCCGGAACCTTCCCAGATTAGCTACCCCATTGTTCAGGGCGAGGATAATGAGCGATATCTCCATGAGACATTTTCCGCAAATGAGAATACGCTGGGAGCGATTTTCCTGAATGTGGACAACAGCGCGGATTACTCTGACAAAAACACCATCATTTACGGGCACCGGATGCGGGATGGGTCCATGTTCCGGCATCTGCAGGATTATGAGGACGAATCCTTTTGGAAAGACAATCCTTACTTCTATATCTATACGCCGGACGGGAAAGAGATCACGTATCATATCTACTCTTATGCGGTGGTAAACGCGGTTTCTGATACATATCTGACGGAATTTGGGGATGATGAGTCGTACCAGGAATTCCTGGATATGACGATGGAAACCTCGGAATATGATACGGGAGTGGAAGTTGACGCGGAGGACACTATCGTTACTCTGTCAACCTGTACCAGCGCCAGTGACGAGAACCGGATCGTGGTGCGGGGCGTGAAAGAAAAGGAAGTAGAACTTAAGGAGTGA
- a CDS encoding serine dehydratase subunit alpha family protein — protein MQELTRLIKEDMKPALGVTEPGAIAFAVATARSYLDGAAEEVSVALNSGMYKNAFTCGIPNSSRYGNLYAAALGAVAAKAEKGLESLADITPEDDEKAARMVEEGKIKVWMDRVDSRISIDASVRSSQDVCTVRIRDSHTHIVSIEKNGERVFKETEEPAPEAEMKPSEEEMPAIHRYRLSDILTYIRTVPEEEISFIREAFSMNMDLLEEGIHSGRAVIAGQLLKENGGQIISEDARKSAQLLCNGAIEARVLGLSRPAMSITGSGAHGIIAAMPLFAYYEVNYEVVDDDLLLRATALSYLITMYIKEYSGKLSAFCGCGIAAGTGMACGLAYLRGGGEEELTKVIQNMASGLTGMICDGGNHGCVMKGITAVDAAFRAVDLAMEGICIENIHGINGKMPEDTMRNMGLIASPGMEETEKTIVEIMENK, from the coding sequence ATGCAGGAATTGACAAGACTGATCAAAGAAGATATGAAACCAGCCCTGGGCGTAACGGAGCCGGGCGCGATTGCTTTTGCTGTGGCGACTGCCAGGAGCTATCTGGATGGAGCGGCGGAAGAAGTTTCGGTGGCGCTGAATTCCGGGATGTATAAAAATGCGTTTACCTGCGGGATCCCTAATTCCAGCCGCTATGGCAATCTCTATGCCGCGGCTTTGGGGGCGGTGGCGGCAAAGGCGGAAAAAGGCCTGGAATCCCTTGCAGACATTACGCCGGAAGACGACGAAAAGGCGGCCCGGATGGTAGAGGAAGGGAAAATAAAGGTCTGGATGGATCGGGTGGATTCCCGGATTTCCATCGACGCTTCTGTGCGCTCATCCCAAGACGTCTGTACCGTGCGGATTCGGGACAGCCATACTCATATCGTAAGCATCGAGAAAAACGGAGAGCGCGTGTTTAAGGAAACGGAAGAACCGGCGCCGGAGGCAGAAATGAAGCCGTCAGAGGAAGAGATGCCGGCTATCCATCGTTATCGGCTGTCAGATATCCTTACCTATATCAGAACGGTTCCGGAGGAAGAGATCAGTTTCATCCGAGAAGCGTTTTCTATGAATATGGATCTTCTGGAAGAGGGGATCCATTCTGGGCGGGCTGTGATCGCCGGCCAGCTCCTCAAGGAGAATGGAGGCCAGATCATATCGGAGGACGCCAGGAAGAGCGCCCAGCTCCTCTGCAATGGAGCGATCGAGGCGAGAGTTTTAGGATTAAGCAGGCCGGCAATGAGCATCACTGGAAGCGGAGCTCACGGAATCATTGCTGCGATGCCGCTGTTCGCCTATTATGAGGTGAACTATGAGGTGGTGGATGATGATCTTCTGCTGCGGGCGACAGCGCTCAGTTATCTGATCACTATGTACATCAAGGAATACTCTGGAAAATTATCCGCTTTCTGCGGCTGCGGGATCGCCGCGGGAACCGGGATGGCCTGCGGGCTTGCGTACTTAAGAGGCGGCGGGGAAGAGGAATTGACTAAAGTAATCCAGAATATGGCCAGCGGTCTGACGGGAATGATCTGCGACGGGGGCAACCATGGCTGCGTCATGAAAGGGATCACCGCGGTGGACGCGGCCTTCCGGGCGGTGGATCTGGCTATGGAAGGGATCTGTATCGAAAATATCCACGGAATCAACGGGAAGATGCCGGAGGATACCATGCGCAATATGGGGCTGATCGCTTCGCCGGGAATGGAAGAAACGGAAAAGACGATCGTGGAGATCATGGAGAATAAATAA